In Puntigrus tetrazona isolate hp1 unplaced genomic scaffold, ASM1883169v1 S000001111, whole genome shotgun sequence, a single genomic region encodes these proteins:
- the vmo1b gene encoding vitelline membrane outer layer 1 homolog b produces MHKFLSLILLLTVFGQDVIEGGRFERTISRPFRSLLTVHNGMRWGSWGQKEMCPTGMYATGFSLKVAGMWESLLVGDNTALNGIRLHCVNPSKGSSGPYEDYATVQSDVGSWGKWSDIKWCSSGFLTSFELRVEPYQGTWDDTAANNIRFNCSGNAEMLQGSGTSWGEWGDWSVKCEGKGICGIETMVEQPQGVGDDTALNDVRMYCCD; encoded by the exons ATGCACAAGTTTCTTTCTCTGATTTTACTGCTGACTGTTTTTGGGCAGGATGTGATCGAAGGAGGACGCTTTGAGCGAACCATCAGCAGACCTTTCAGATCTCTGCTGACGGTCCATAACGGGATGCGATGGGGCTCGTGGGGTCAGAAGGAAATGTGTCCGACTGGAATGTACGCCACAGGCTTTAGTCTTAAG GTGGCCGGTATGTGGGAGTCTCTGCTGGTGGGTGATAACACGGCGCTCAACGGGATTCGTCTTCACTGCGTTAACCCGTCCAAAGGCTCATCGGGCCCGTATGAGGACTACGCCACGGTTCAGTCCGACGTAGGAAG CTGGGGAAAATGGTCGGATATCAAATGGTGCTCGAGCGGATTTCTGACATCTTTCGAGCTGAGAGTTGAACCCTACCAAGGGACCTGGGACGACACGGCCGCAAACAATATCAG GTTTAACTGCAGCGGAAATGCCGAAATGCTGCAGGGATCTGGGACGTCGTGGGGCGAATGGGGCGACTGGAGCGTGAAGTGTGAAGGAAAGGGAATCTGTGGCATCGAGACGATGGTGGAGCAGCCGCAGGGAGTCGGAGACGACACGGCCCTCAATGATGTGCGCATGTACTGCTGTGATTAA